From Clavelina lepadiformis chromosome 9, kaClaLepa1.1, whole genome shotgun sequence, the proteins below share one genomic window:
- the LOC143471432 gene encoding DDB1- and CUL4-associated factor 7 codes for MSAMAKRKEIYKYDAPWTVYAASWSVRNDKKFRLAIGSFIEEYNNKVQIVGLDEERAEFKAKSMFDHPYPCTKIMWIPDPKSVYPDLLATSGDYLRLWRVSDSETRLECLLNNNKNSDFCAPLTAFDWNEVDPNLLGTSSIDTTCTIWGLETGQVLRRVNVVSGHVKTQLIAHDKEVYDIAFSRAGGGRDMFASVGADGSVRMFDLRHLEHSTIIYEVTTNFNRDSTNSKVTIPYSVSWQDPGHQPLLRLCWNKQDPNYLATMAVDGMEVIILDVRVPCTPVARLNNHRACVNGIAWAPHSSCHICTAGDDHQALIWDIQQMPRAIEDPILAYTAEGEINQVQWATTQPDWISICYNKTLEILRV; via the exons ATGTCTGCGATGGCAAAGCGGAAAGAAATTTACAAATACGACGCACCATGGACGGTGTATGCCGCCAGCTGGAGCGTGCGCAACGACAAGAAATTTCGACTCGCTATCGGCAGCTTCATTGAAgaatacaacaacaaagtgCAA ATTGTTGGACTGGACGAGGAAAGAGCGGAGTTCAAGGCCAAGAGCATGTTCGATCATCCATACCCGTGCACTAAAATTATGTGGATTCCTGATCCGAAATCGGTTTATCCTGACCTCCTCGCCACCAGTGGGGATTACTTGCGACTATGGAGAGTG AGTGATTCCGAAACAAGGCTGGAATGTTtgttaaacaacaacaaaaactctGACTTTTGTGCTCCTCTGACTGCGTTCGACTGGAATGAAGTTGACCCAAATTTACTTG GCACAAGCAGCATTGACACCACCTGCACCATATGGGGACTTGAGACTGGTCAGGTGCTGAGACGAGTCAACGTGGTGTCTGGTCATGTCAAAACACAATTAATAGCTCACGACAAAGAG GTTTATGACATCGCGTTCAGTCGAGCAGGAGGAGGGAGGGACATGTTTGCATCAGTCGGAGCAGATGGATCTGTCCGGATGTTTGATCTGAGGCATCTGGAGCATTCCACCATAATATATGAG GTTACCACTAACTTTAATCGTGATAGTACAAATAGCAAAGTTACAATCCCTTATTCCGTTTCCTGGCAGGACCCTGGGCACCAGCCATTGTTGCGATTGTGTTGGAACAAACAGGACCCCAACTACCTGGCCACCATGGCTGTCGATGGGATGGAG GTGATCATACTGGACGTTAGAGTTCCTTGCACGCCCGTGGCTCGCTTGAACAATCATCGCGCTTGTGTCAACGGGATCGCTTGGGCGCCCCACTCCTCGTGCCACATCTGCACTGCAG GTGACGACCACCAGGCGCTGATATGGGACATCCAGCAGATGCCTCGGGCCATCGAGGACCCGATCCTCGCGTACACCGCTGAGGGTGAGATCAACCAGGTACAGTGGGCAACCACGCAACCGGACTGGATATCGATCTGCTACAACAAAACTCTGGAGATTTTGAGAGTTTAG